One Aegilops tauschii subsp. strangulata cultivar AL8/78 chromosome 2, Aet v6.0, whole genome shotgun sequence genomic window, gcataatctcatagtcataggaacatgtataagtcatgaagaaagcaatagcaacatactaaacgatcgagtgctaagctaacggaatgggtcaagtcaatcacatcattctcctaatgatgtgatcccgttaatcaaatgacaactcatgtcaatggctaggaaacataaccatctttgatcaacgatctagtcaagtagaggcatactagtgacactctgtttgtctatgtattcacacatgtatcaagtttccggttaatacaattctagcatgaataataaacatttatcatgatataaggaaataaataataacttcattattgcctctagggcatatttccttcacacctCATCACctcgtcgccatcggttggttacctcataaccactcggccgccccgcgcgtcgccatcggttggtcaccacataaccactcggccgccccgcgcttcgccactcagttggtcacctcatcaccactcggccgccccgcgcatcgccactaaGTTGGTttcctcatcaccactcggccgccccgcgtgtcgccactcggttggtcacctcataaccactcggccgccccgcgcgtcaccatcggttggtcaccacataaccactcggccgccccgcgcgtcgccatcggttggtcaccacataaccactcggccgccccgcgcgtcgccactcggttggtcacctcatcaacACTCGGCcgcccgcgcgtcgccattcggttggtcacctcctcaccactcggccgccccgcgcgtcgccactcggttgatcacatcatcaccactcggccgccccgcgcgtcgccactcggttggtcacctcataaccactcggccgccccgcgcgtcgccatcggttggtcaccacataaccactcggccgccccgtgagtcgccactcggttggtcacctcatcaccactcggccgccccgcgcgtcgccattaggttggtcacctcatcaccactcggccaccccgcgcgtcgccactcggttggtcgcctcatcaccactcggccactcgCGCGCCTTCAGACAGCTAAGTCATTTTATATTCTGTTATTTCCGTCTTCCCGAGTATCCCGTAATTCACACATCACGTTCACTCAGAGGCCACGCCACCGAGTGTATCTCTATGTTCGGCTACTTGTTTTCACATACTTGCTTAGTATTGGTTATGTGACTCCCGAGTCCAACTTCCATGTTTTCGCATACATCATTCACGAACACCATGTGTTCTTCGTTTCGAGTTTGCATCGGTCCTCCGGGGCTGCAACTCAGTCGAAACACTACACTTCTGTTTTATTTGAGCCAGTATTCCAATGAGTTCAGTCGGATCCTTCGCTTCGACAAGTTCGAACGGATCCTTCGCTCTTTCAGACTCTTGCTGGTTAACCAGCGAGCCCCTTGCACTCCCAGCGGGTGTCTATGGGTGTTATTCACACAAATCATTTCAGCACACATCAAATTTTCTTGAGAAATTATTTCGTTGGCTTGTGCCATTTTTTACACAAGTTACGCGATCACTCGACGGCCCTATGCGCCAATTTCGTTGCTGCTCGGACTCGGTCACCATACCGGTCCCAGCGCACCACAACACCGACCTTGTCGCTCTGTTGACTTCAAACACATCCGGCCAACCCCTCTGTGGAATCATCTTCATCGTATCAATGATATAGACCTCGTCAGGCTTGAGACAAATAAGTCACTTTCGTAATCAAACTACACACACTTCACTCCTTTGCGAGTTTGCCTCTTTTCGAGCATCACTCGGAAACTCCTCCTCACCTTTTCCCGAGTCCGACTCGATGAGTtacaatttatccattcaaaACTATATTTCTCGTATTCCGACATGTCCGTTGTCGAAGCCTGAAGTACGCTCGGGGGCTGCATCTCATTTGGAATGACACTCTCCTGAGTGGTCAAGTACTTCACCACTAGTCAGATCCTTCACTTCAACAAGTGCATTCGATCCGCCACTTTGACAAGTTTTATAATCACCCAGACACTCTGCACGTCATCTTCATTCCTACTCAGACTCAGTTGTGACGCCGGTCTTGTTGCATCGCAATCACACTACACTGACCTCGCCGCTACATTAGCTTCGAAAGCATCTGGTTAGCTCCTTCGTAGACCATTTCAGCCACTTGGCTGGACACATAATccttcaccactcggccgctccgcgcgtcgccactcagttatgcacgtcttcaccactcggccgctccgcgcgtcgccacttggttgtgcacgtcttcaccactcggccgtcCCGTGCGTCGTCACTCGGTTGTACACATCATCGCccctcggccgcctcgcgcgtcaCCTCTACACCCCCAACACGAGAACGACCAAGTTACTCATATGATCAAACCTCATATCACACTCTATAGCAAGCTTACCTCTTTCGAGCATCACCCGAGGGCTACGCACAGCCGTTGGCCATGCCGCCCTCAGGGGTTATGCCCATTCAATTAACCCATTGATCACATCAGGAATATCTTTCTGACCATACATGCTCGGTCTGCCGAAAATCTATAAGGGTAGTACTGTCCATTCGGACGATCGCCCAAATCATTACCTAAAGACATCTTCAGGACCGCAAAAGGGTGAAAACAGCGCTCCTCTACGGATACACTTGGCCCTATCCTAGGCTCCAAGGCGTCAATTTCACAAACTTGGACTCAGAGATGGCATGTGCTGGTGTTCCCCCGGGATAATGAGTGTCCTCTCTCCGAAGAGTCAGCCCACACACTAGCCTCGTCACTCGGGTTTCATAGCACGACCATGTCAGACCACTAGTCTATCTCCTCCAGGAGACATACAAGTACCACCAAATTTTTCCTTGTAGTCAACATACCCCGATCAGTCGGGAAGCATGTCCACTTGGACAAATACCCCTTTCATGCAAAAGGGTGAAAACGAAGCTCCTCTACGGATACAATGTACTCTTACAAATACCCCTTTCACACAAAATTTAACGGTCAATATAAGAAGTACTACTGGAACGATTACTCCCTGGAGTGTCCAGCTTTTTTCTACAGTCGGCAGTTTCAAAGCCGAATTCATTCACCGTGCCGAGAGCACGAAGATTCACCTACTTGACCGAGTTCCAGGTTGAATTTATTCCATGCCGAGTGCACGAAGATCAGTCCGACTGACTCAGTTCCAGACTGAGCTTATTTACCATGTCAAGCGCCTGAAGATGCATCCGATTGACTCATTGCCAGACTAAAAGATATTTACCGTGTCGACTGCATGGAGGTTTACTAGGAGACTTAAACCCTCTGCCCGACTCATCTTGTCCGACAGaggctcggggactacacccagtgggtgcactcagcgtgcccccactggaagAGAACTCGGAAAGAAAGATTTTTGCTCGATGCAAGACCATCTCCGGATCAATCAAGTGCTACTCGACTTCCGAGTCAAGGAAGGGCAAGTTAGACCAGTACCAGATCCTCAAGTACTACTCGACTCCGAGTCGGAGAGGAACAAGTTCTATCAGTACCAGCTAAGAAGATTTCTAGTTCTCTCAGACCCccgccgactgcccgcagtcgacgacggtctcggggactacacccagtgggtgcactcagcgtgcccccactggagtAATCTCCACTCGGTACGGCCTGACCGGTCCGAGTGGTGAACAACAAACAAACAAGTTCTAAGGCTTCCGTCGGCTACCAAAAAAATTCTATAAGGTGAGTTTAACGCTCCTCCGTGGACCTGTTTTGAGCCTTCTTCTAGGACTCGAAGCGTGAAACTCATAAGTTTCGATCTAGAACCGACTCATATTGACGTTCCTCCGTGATAAGAATGGCATCTCTCCGAGAGAGCAGTCCATGCGTCAATCTTGTTGCCCGGATTTAATGACACATCCATACTCTGATCACAAGTTAACCTCTTCTGAGAAATGATCGAATGTCACCAAGTTGCTCCTCGCGGGCACTTACCCCAGATCAGTCGGGAAGCACAATACCAGAATCCATTGAGATTTTGTTCAAACCTTGGTTGTCTGAAAGCACGATGACAGGTACCGAGTATTTCCGTAATCACTCGGGCCAAATTGTGTCTTTCACAAACTTGTTCTGCAAAATTGCAATCGATTCGggggctaatgttggggatacACATAACAGGTAGGCCCACGAAGGGTCGAAATATCATAAAGCATGGGGTCCACACAACATGTGGGTCCAGATAAATTTCAAGCAGCATACCATCCACTCGACCAAGCAGCATACCGTCCACTCGGATGACAGTCAATCACTCAACCGTACGACCCACTCGGATATGTGAAGACCAAACAGTCAATAGGGCAGTTGAAGCATCATCCTCATATTGGAGGTTTCGTAGTGGGCTGACATTATGGCATTCATGCCCTCTTTGTAACATAGGAGGTGAGggggtggcgcactctatataagccacccccaccACTAGACTAGGGGGTCTTTTCTTCCACCTCTCTCTCTTTTCGTCATTAGTCTCAGGACTTAGCTCAGGCATGGGATCCGTTCCCTTCTCTCATACATTGTAATCTCCGGATACATATACAGATAAAACAAAGCCTCTCCGGAgcacgagacgtagggttgttatctCCATCGTGAGAGGACCGAACTCGCTAAAACCACCGTGTCACCCATTTGCATCTCGATAGATCATGCTCCTTTATCCTACCCCTCTCTTATTGTAGGAATCGTTCCCACGACAATCGGTGCAAGTCCTGCATATTTTCCTTGCGATGCTCGCCGGTCCATAGGTCAGGCCAATACGGACGGATGCATTTCACAAATGGACCGGTTTTTgaaaataaaaaactaaaaaacaacaAATAAATAGTCAGAATGTCTAGTTTACATTAATTTAATAttaaacaaaaacagaaaaacagGCAGTGGTGGGTTGTGGAGCTATGCGTCGGCgtcgtcccccccccccctcgataAGGTCAACAATCACCGGCGTCTCCATCCACGGGAAAAGTCGTCTGGGATGCTGCCACCGCCTGCCGCTCGGCCTCCATCTCGCTCTCGGCAGCCTCCCACTCTATTGCGAAAGCCTGTGTCTCGGCTTCGTATATGTGTCGTCGCTCCTCCTCGTGGGCTACGCCCAGCCAGACGGACTGCACTCGGGCCACAAATTCGGCCATAGCCTGCGCAAGGCCTGGGCACCTAGCCAGCTCCTCaggccttgtacaatgggagatgcttagggaggtgcttagaaaaataaaccggtttttctgaagcaccggtgcctatttcTATAGAAGAGACGCTTAGTTCAGCGTCtaccctgtacaaataagcacTGGTGCTCAAGGAAATCCtggtttatttctctaagcacctctcctaagcatctcccattgtacaaggcctCATGCTACTCCTCAAGGGCTAATGTAGGtgtcctcctcctccaccaccatCGGCGGTGGTGGAGGGCGGGCTGCAACTCCGAAGCTCCCTCGGCGGCGCATGTCGTGCTTGATGGCAAATCACACGTCCCAATTCGGCGAGTCCTTCGGGTAGTCTGGGTGGTGGTGGAGCTATAGTGGGAGGTCAGCATGGCGGCAGTGGATCTCTGCCGCCGTGCCCGGTCAGACTACGACACTGCCGACACTAGAACTGATGCGAAGCATCCccactcccatggagttcaagacctccatgtgagaagatcctgcgggatataTCGTCAAGACCCCGCAAGGGAAGATCCGTCTAGGAtaccatcaagacctccttttGGAGATGAagtttaccttgtatctttccctttgttgttcatgtaccttatggatcttgtgtgtttgattgtctagtggatgtgtgattggacttgttcttgagtatttccccttgtgatttctctccgttcctccccgtgttcatcgtgttcttcgagggAGTCCACTCCAATtgtgaaagatcggcctacaccgggttagccccgtaTCAGGAACCCTGTGGGGGTTGAGGTGCCAGGCGTGCGGGAGGTTTCACGTCTAGCCACGGGTCCGGCACGTGATGCTCCCAAAGGTAGTGGCACCAATGGACGGGGATGTACATGCGCTGGCGTaccggccgcggcggcggcgccatTGTGAATTGGCCGGGCGGCACGTGGACAACGAGGCGGCCTCGTGTCATGCTTGCCACGCTTGAAGAAAACAATGGTGGCGGTGGCTAGGGTTGGTGTGGGCCTGCATGACGGGCAAGAGGAAGAAGTGGACTGGAGATGAAGTGGACGAGGCGGTCCCCAACATCACGCTTGCCATTAAAAACAATGGGCTTGGACTGCTTTATGTGATTGATGTGCGGGCCCGAGCGCACGTGTTGAATTTAATAGGATTGGCAGTGGTGGTTTGGCGGCGAACGCATGGGCTCCAGGCAAACAGCATGCTGACGCACGCACGTCCGTCTTGTGTCCACATGAACGTAAATCAGGCACAAATTTGAGATAGAAATGCATCCACACGAACACGAGGCGGACAGTATTTGCAGCTGGGTCGACGCGTTAGGCGGTGATTTTTGGCCGCATGGACCCGAACAAACACAAACGAACCAAATGCGTGGCCGTGTTGGAGTTAGCCTAAATAAACTCAAGTAGGTTAGGAAGAACACAACACTACATCCCGTGGCGATCCAAGCGATGGCGGCATGAACCCGAACAGGCACAAGCGAACCAAATGCGTGGCAGCGTTAGAGTAAGCGTAAATAAACTCAGGTAGGTTAGGAACACTACATCCTGTAGCGATCCAAGCGATGGAGACGGAAAGCTCCAGAATGGCGTGTGCCCACTCTGATCCCCGCGACAGTCCACAGAATGCCGCACTCGATCGGGACGCCGTTCGTGGTAGATGTGGTAGTACCAACGACCCATGCCACTATCTTCCCTCCACATGTCAAACAAACACTCCATTGACACTATGAACAGTACGTGAGATAATTGACAAGATGCAACAGGCGTGACGAACTTTGTAGAGCGCCCGAAAGAATCTGCCTACTTTTCGTAGTACTACAATCTCCACCCACGAGCTCCGTAGCACGAGAGAGATAAATAAATTAGAAGATACAAGAGGCGTGGGGAACATGGTAGCAAGAAAATGTTTACCCACGTTTCATAAAAAAGTTTAATTATGCATGTCAAGTAGGAGTGCTAGTGAACATGTAATCATGCCCAGATTACGCACAGCTTTGCATATCATGGGAACTTTTCGTGCTGAGATTCTCTTCCAAGGGCTCCATCCGGTCCGGGCAAAGCCATTGCCCTTTTTTCATTCTCTTCCTTTTTGCGAATTGGGCAGAGCCATCGGAGTGCATGCACGCCTAACTGTACTTCTTTATTGTATTTTCTTTTTACTCCCTTTAAAGAGAATCTCAACACACCGCAGGGCTTTGTTTTTTGTCTTTTTTTTTAGGTTTTTCGTAGGGTTTGTGTCCTACTTAGGTAGACGGGGCGGTGACGGCCCTCTGAAGATAAAATAATATTCTTCCCGCCTAGCTCCTGCCCCGGTGATGTTTCTAGCGTCATCGGAGGGCGTGCGGAAGTTTGTCTTCGGGGAATCTCGCGGGATTTCGTCGGCGTTTGTCTCCGGTGGATTCACGTGGATCCGGTCTTTGTTCTTGTGTGTACAGGTTGTATCCTTCCGATCTAAACTTCTATTCAACGGCGGCGACAACAAGTTGTCCGGCTCCAGGGAGGAAGGGAGGGGATGTGATGTCGGCGCGCCTTCAGCTCGTCTCAGTGTTTGCAGTCGTCATTAGGTGGTCAATGGATCTGGATGTAATATTTAATATTTCTGGCATTCGTTGTACTATAATGATTGAAGCTGAATAGATTATAAGTTTTATCGGAAAAAAAAAAGTCTCGAGCGAGCGTTTTTCTTGCAGGAACAGAGGGAAGCGCCGAGTATTTCGCAGCGCAGTGTGGCTTGTATGCCACTGCTGTATCTAGCGTGGGTGCACTTGCGAGGTGCGTAAAGGACACGCGCACATACACGTCACGATACGATCAGGCACCACAAACCAAGCCGGCCTACTGAATTACTGATATTCTTTTCCTTTAGCTTCCGTGCGACCGCGAGTGCGCCCTCAGCCGTTACACTAGCAGCTCCTCCTCGCCCTCCCTACCTTCCTCGTATCATACTCTCCCCTCTGCTACCCCTCGCTGCAGTATAAACACCGATTACGTCCCGTAATATGTGGTTGATTGGACCGAGATAAATCCATCCCAATTACCCCTCCCCATAAATATTTCGTACTCTACCAAATAAAAAGGCAGTCTACAGCTTTTCCTTTTTAGGCCGTGCTTGCGTCCTTCAGAGTTCAGACTCAGGAGGGTCGAGAGCTCCCGTTGTCCCCCAGGAAGAGCGAGGAGCAGGAATTTGATTGTTCTTGGCACCAAACCGGCGATTCGGTGGCTCATCAAGGTACGCTTCTCCGCGATTTCCCCTGCTTCTTGTAGATGCTCTCATGTTCCTGTTCTTCGGATTAGGTTTCCCTGCTCCGCCCTCTGAACAAAAACAGGATTACTCTCTTGTTTGCTGTTGATATCTCTAGGGCGCGTGCCGTCAGTGCCTTCTTTTCTCCGATTggagtctctctctctctctctcatcgaATTCGAATTCGAATTCTTGGACCCCTTGTGCCGATTTCTTCGGATGGCCGTCGCTGATTTCCCCCAAAGTATCAGTAGAGTGTTCTCGACGACATGATCCAGCTTAGTATCTTTTAGGTTCAGGCTTCATGGCGCTTGGGTTTTCTCTGCTTTCTACTTCAGGTTTCAGCCCACAGCTAAGCGAATTTCAACTTAGTTGCCTGCCACAGTTTGATTCCTTTAATTTGAAAGAAACTGGTCATCTTTTTAATTGGATTAGATGGCACAAACTTATTTGTTAATTTGTAAGGCTTTGAATTGCGGCAATTTCAATCGTGTTTGTGCTCTTGCCAAGGATAGCGGTTGGCGAATGGTTGCCCCCATGCCGTCATCCTAGTCTTCACCATACACAAAGTTTAAGGACTTTGGAAGGATATCCAATCTAAGTCGTCACACATAAAGTTAAGGACTTCGGCTGGATATTCAATGAATAATTCGACTACTACGTTAGTTTTTCTAAAAGGGTGTGCTTCGTTCTAGAAATAATATATATGCGAGTATCCTGTAGCTAGATGTTTCAAGTTCACCAATCATCCCTAGCCCTATTTTTTGCATCTATCGATTACCATTTAGCAGCTACGTATCTCGCAGTTATATCAGTAGTTTTCATCACAAATTAAGTTCGTGCCGACAATACCTTTCTGTTTGTCAATTGTGCCGACAAACCCTTGCGATTGGACAGCGATTAATGTGTCAGATTATCAGAAACATCGCGTCTGACCGACCGCGACGCGCCTCGCTATCTCCCCTTCTCCTCCAGACGTCTCCTGCTGAAACTTCTGCTTAATTATGTCGAGAATACGCAGTTCGGTAGTACAGTACTGAACGACCGATACGTGTCTCACATACTGATACGTACATCTCTGAATTTTGGCAGGTGTTCGTGGAGGAGGATCACACAAGTCGACCAGACGCTCGGACAGTGCTAGGAGGATGTTGACCAGAAGACTGCAGCAGGGATGCAGCAGCGTTGTCCTGCTCGTGTTCCTCCTCGTCGCCAACGCGTCAGGTACATGCGTATTGCGTAGCGTTTTGCTTTCGGTTGGTTCGGTAGTCGCTCGCTTTCTACTTTCCATTATTCAGATTCCTTCCTAGTGTGGCCTTGAAATGCATAGCCATGAAAGTGTAGACTGTAGAGTAGATGTCCTGGACAACTTTTATATATTCTGCGAACAAACACGCTCTGGCTTGCGGTTGCTCCGCGATCATTTTCAGGCCTTGACCTCTTGTGAAAATGGCCATACTGCATTTTCGCGTTGCGTAGAACCGCATTTTTGCACGGAGACTGTAATAAAGCCGAAAAATGTCTTTGTACTTGACCAGTGAACGAAATATTTCAGTATGCATGCACCAATTTTGTGAACCTGAATCAGATTGTGCACGTGAACCTGCAATTTCCAGCATTCCGGCCTTCTCTATCAAGCTCTGTTGCCCCGGCTAAACTGGaacagtttgtctaattcacgtCTAGATGTTTTTTAAGGATGTCAATTTAAGCTCCCACAAATATATAATGCAGCAACAAGAaacaataaaaatagaccacgaACAGAGTGGACATCAGCTTAGATGTGTGttacatctagatgtgtcctagacagacccaaACTGGAACTCCCAACGATTTTCATCTGCTTGTTTCTGCATTGCGATTTGCAGGCATCTTCTCTGAACAAGAACAAGTGGAAGAGAGCAGCAAGCGGCGGTCGCTGGCGACGGGGATGTTCTGCGTGGCGAAGCAGGGTGCGGACCCGACGGCGCTGCAGACTGGGCTCAACTACGCGTGCGGCCCCGGGCACGCCGACTGCGGCCCGATCCAGCCCGGCGGCAAGTGCTACAAGGCCAACGACCTGCCGGGGCTCGCCTCCTACGCCTACAACGACTACTACCAGCGCAACGCCGCCTCCGGCGCCAGCTGCAACTTCAGCGGCACCGCCATGACCACCCAAAACGACCCCAGTAAGCACCACCCTGCTCCTCCCTCCCCTGCCACACCCACACacgatcttcttcttcttcttcttcccggCGGGCTCTGATTCTTGTCTCCATGTGGTTCCTCGTTTGCAGGCTCAGGGCAGTGCGTCTTCGCGGGAAGGTGAGCGCGTATAACTATTTTTGATGTGCATGCATGGCGCGCCACTGTATCGTCCTCTGACGAAGTTCAGAACTGACATGTGTAAACGTTCACGTGCAGCTCCATGGCGGGAGGCTCCAACGGCACGACGCCGGCGGCGAGCGCCCCAACCAGCCTCTTCCCGCCGTCGACGTTCACGCCAGGCTTCGGAGGGGGCCCCACCAGCTCCTTGACCCCTCTGGGGGACGACGCGGACAGCGTCATGGCCGGCGCTCGCCGGGCGCTCTGCGTGCTGCTGCTCCTGCTGCCGCTCTTCTTCTTCTGATCGATGCCTCCGTCGACTGTAAATTCTACTCCATGGTGTGGCATTCGTTGCATTTTACTAGAGAATATCACTATCAGGTTACATGAGAGGGAGGAACTCTAGACTCTAGAGTGTCATCATCTTTACATGTTTTTGTTCTTCAGAAGTAAACCATCATTGGTTGTACATGTCAGGTCGGATCTTCTATAAACCAAACTATACTATATGTAAAGGATGTCTTTTTTTTAGAAAACTTTCGATCTATTCAttttcaatcatggcagtacaacaaacatcagaaataatgaaaattacatccagatccataGACCACCTAGCGGCGACTACCGgaactgaagcgagccgaaggcgcgccgccatcatcgcccctccctcaccggagtcgggcacaacttgttgtagtagatagTCGGGAAGTCGTAGTGCTAAGGTctcataggaccagcgcaccagaacaacaaccgTCGCAGATAAAGAATAACGTAGATCGAAATGATCCAACCCGAAGACACACGAACGTAGACGAACAACTACCatatccgagcaaatccaccgaGGATAGATCTGCCGGAGACACACCTACACACGTCCATCAACGATGCTAGACGCA contains:
- the LOC109778165 gene encoding glucan endo-1,3-beta-glucosidase 4 translates to MLTRRLQQGCSSVVLLVFLLVANASGIFSEQEQVEESSKRRSLATGMFCVAKQGADPTALQTGLNYACGPGHADCGPIQPGGKCYKANDLPGLASYAYNDYYQRNAASGASCNFSGTAMTTQNDPSSGQCVFAGSSMAGGSNGTTPAASAPTSLFPPSTFTPGFGGGPTSSLTPLGDDADSVMAGARRALCVLLLLLPLFFF